A segment of the Triticum urartu cultivar G1812 chromosome 1, Tu2.1, whole genome shotgun sequence genome:
TTACCATCTGAAAGGTTCTATTTTGCCACCGCAACTTTAATTAGATTGTTATAGTTCAGACTAAGGGGATCAAAATTAGTCATCTGTTAGCTATGTACTGTGGACCTCAACACTAGCTGAGTAGCTACGTAGCTAATCATTGATCTTGTCTTGGGTGAAAGGCTGGCGTTTGTTAATTCAGATACTAAAAGGTAACCGACACTGACTTTATTTGTTTACTTTCCTTCTGAACTCTTATTTGCTTAGCTTCTATTGATGATATTTCTAATCTTTTATCTTCGTCGGTAAACTCAACTGCATCTCAGTTTTCTGTTCCCATTTCCTGGATTGCGGGTCCTGATGCGCAAGATTCTTCTGTTTGCTACAGCGCACGCAGGCCTGGACGATGGCAAGCATTGATGTGCGCACGTCGTTGCAACAGCCACATCTCAACCATCCCGACGCACGCAATAATCAGAGGTGCCAAAATGATTTGGTGTTTGCAAGGGTCGCTTTTGTTGCATTTTCTACATGAGAAACCATCTCAGGCTGTAAGTTTGCACAGCCTGGACACTTcacttgcataccttgttagttACTGATTGGACTATACGTAATTATGTTCACTTATATATATAACAAGAGTTACTTTACCCAACTCCCAAGGAAATTGATAAAAGAAAAACATGTCTGCATACTAAATGTTCTTGCAAATCTTGTTCTCAGATTGTCAATTGAAGGCGACAACAAGATATTCTCATGTTCTTTTAGAATGTTTATTTGGGGATTAAAATCTTGATAATTAGATGTACTGCTTCGCTTCATATGTAATTTCCCTCATGCCTTCTAATCCGTTCAGATGACTAGCTATTATCCACATTAGGTTTTGAAATGCCTATGCTCTATCTAATTGGTCGTTCAATTAGTCAAATAGCCGTTTCATTTTTATTATGCTGACACAAGATCTGTCTCTGTTCTAAGATTTAGTTTCTGGTCACTTTTTGTGAGGTTTTTCATCAAAGATTCTCTTTAAACTCCTATTTTATACCTTTCTTTATGGTTCTTTGCATGGAAGTACTCTGTTTTCTTGCTTATATTATTCTTCTGCTATCATACAGATTTGGATGCACCTGCACAGTACTGATAGTACATGAAATTCATCAACCTGCTGTTGCCGCAACCAACCAAAATCTGCTCTAACAGAGTGATGAATACAATATTCATGCTAAGCTTTCTTCAAATTATGCTAATTGATCTTAAAAAGCTGGCTACTGGTGTTATTTGCTGCAATTTATTTCTGACAGCCAGGTAGTCTTGGAATGCTTTCGTGATGCAATTTATTTCTGACAGACAAGCTATGCTAATTGATCTTTAAAAGCTGGCTACTGGTGTTATCTGCTTTGTGGAAGGCTGTTAGCATTAAAATTTAGTGCTCGGCTGTTCATCATAGTCTCATTCCCTAGATAATTAATGAGGCATGAAAAATAGGTGAAATTGCAGGAAAATTGAAGATGGGAACACGATTCATTTTGTCAATGAGAACATCTACTGTTACAGATACACTTTCTGTATTCTACCTATCGATGGCGTAATGTTTGAATATTAAGTCATTTCTTTTTGTCATTAGCAGGTGCTTTTATTTATGTTCATATTCCACGTATGCATGTGCTGCTCCGGTGATGTTTTATTAGTTGATTGGCATATATGGATCTCTCCATGTTTATTAGTTGATCTCCAACCCCTACTTTGCTGTGGTGCTATGGGAGCAAGAAGAGCATGCATGCTTTCTCTCTACATCTAGGGTCCATATGGCCAGATTGACGGGCCTAAACTCTGGGTGAGCTCCTCCATGACCCGATCGATTTCTTACCTTGCTGGTTGTGTCATATGGCTATTAGCATTTGATTGATAAATATTTCAGTTTTACTGGATGATCTTGCTTTACCCATCTGCACCTTGAGTTGATCTGTTCTTTCATGTTTACTTACTTTTGCTACTATTCTTGTGCAGCTCAAAGGTTTCTTTCAAGAATCATGAGAGAACATTCAAGGAGTGGATTATTTGGAAATTAGAACCTTCAGATTTCTTAGAAGTGAGGTTACTTTCCAACTAGAATTATAGGCAAGCATTGGTCTTTAATTTGGAAGTGATTATCATGTCTAAGAAGGGAGATCAACCCGGTTTGGTGTACATGATGTATGATCCCTTTTTTATTGATTTCTTATACTATGTTGACATGACTTATTTCACTCAATTTTCTGGTTTTTTTACACCATACTTCATGCGGTAGCCATACAAGATCATTTATTATACCATTGTACTAGCATATTACAAAATATTATGCTAGATATAGATGGATTAACATGAAGATAATTTCTTTTGTTCTGTTTTTTCACTAGACATAGATGCTATTTATGCTTCTTTAGCAGTGACATCATAGTCAACTTGCATTTTCTGTCTTTTAGCTACACTACCAAATCCAGCAACTTTGATTTGTTCGTACCATTAGGCTGTAAGGAAATATTACTATATGTAACATGTTTTTTTTTCTTAAGCTACTGTTGTTGCTTCTCATGTCCGAAATATATTTCTTGATGCAGCTTCACTCAGATTTATGTGAATATAAGCGTAAGAGGTCTAGTGGCAATGCTACAAAATCATTGCAGGCGTGAGTATCCAGATTGCACTACTGCTGGCCGTTTCTTGCCATTGCCTACAACAGGCTTCTGACAAAGCCAAGTCATGGCCTCATTAGGCCCCTTTTTTCAGCCAAACTGAAAGCACTTCATGTTAGCTTGTATTCGCTTTTGGATTAACTACAATGCATTGTACCCATCCATGCTCCAGGGTGAGCCGCACATTTTTTGTACATATCCTCGTTAGATGTACCAACGCCTATGATGGTTCTGAACTCTAATAATATAGTATCATATGTTTCGATGTTCTACAATTAGATCATAATGTTATAGCATATGCCCATATTGATGTACATGAGTTAGACTAAACATGGCAGCCGAATGTGCCGAGACAAGATAAATGCGCACAGGCCTTCTTGTAAAAGTTTTATACACTTTTCAAGAAAACGAACTTTGGTTAATCATTAAGCTATAATTTTTCTCATATTTGAACAAGGTTATTTGAGTTCTGCTAAAAAAGTGGCAATGTTAAAAAAACGGTTATTTTTTGTAACTTTTGCAAACTTTGTGGAAAGAAGCTGCAAATAACTGATTTCGCTGTCAAGTCTACAGTCCAATGTTAATCTAGAGGGTGGAATCTTTAAACTTCGTTGATGCTTTCTTGTCCGTTTTGATCTAATATCTGTCTGATGTGGTTTGTATAAAACTTATGGTAGTATAATTAGTTTTGCTTTTTCTTGTCAGGATATAATAACATTGTAGATAGACGGAGACTGAATCAGTTCACACTACTTTGATGTCTATCGAGCCAATGGGACAACAAAGGTAGTTCCTTTGCATAATTTGAAGAATGTTATTTCATACTGCACGATATGTCTGACTCCTTTCAGTGGGCATTCAATTAATTTGAGGCATcctttcctaggatcttaccttgATATTCCTCTATTTTCTCCTATTCGTCCCATGCTTTTTTAAGAACTGAAATAAATATAACCAGTGTTACAAATGTTTGCTGAGGAAAAGTCCTTGCAGAAAAGAAGAACCGGAAGCAGGTTATCTATCTTCACGAGCAAGTCGGTGTTTGTAAACCTTCACCAGAGCCATTCCAGCTCTTTCAGAGCCACAAGGTGAGCCGGAAGTCAGTGTATGTTTGAACGAGCACACTCGCTTCTCACAGAATTCATATAATTATTAGAAGCTCAGAACCAGTCATGCCAAAGATATGAAGTGAAACTCATTTATAGGCAAGGAAGTTGAGGAACCAAGACCCCAACGGCGCGGAGCAGTTTGCCGTCGAGAGGACTAGGGCTGCCATCAGGGACCTCTAGACCAAGCTCAACATCTCCCTCGTGCCTCCATCAACACCGTGTCTTGGAGGGTCGTCGCCGTCCGCGACGACGAGCTACTGCCGCAGCTTTGTCAGCCACACGGTTAGAGGGAGGCATCAAGGGCCTGCCACCGCTGCCGGGGCCGACGTGCGTGTAATTTCTATTAATGTATCTTATGTTGCCAAACAACAACATGCTCCTGTCAATGCTATATCGTTGTGGGTATGGCATTTCAGTTTCTTCCTCAGGTGATATTCCAATATAATAAGTTCCATCAAGAATTGCATGTACATGTACTGCTATCCTGATCCAAAAAGGAAAGTAAAAAGGGCGTTCATCTACCTGGCATCGCCCAGATGCCCATCAAGCGGCGCGCCACGGGCGCGCCCCAACTACTAGTGGATAGAACGCTCCCTGGGTGGGCGTGTTTTCTGATTTTTGGAAGCGACAAAACCCACCGCTCTCTCTTCTCTTGGTTCGAAACTGTCGAGATGAACGGCCTGTGTGCGGACGCTGAATCGCGTGGAGCAGCGTTTAGGTTAAAACAAGGGGTTTTTTGGTTCCTAGCCACACTTTAGCACATCTAACCTTAGGCAAGTTTGATCAAGTTAGGTAGGTGTTTGGTTCTAGCCACATCTAAGGCAAGACTTTTTTATGAGCAGTGAACCCTACATGTCATAGACATAAAAAGTGGGGCATGATTttcttaggcaagccaaagtgtggctaacaatttgagcaaTTCAACTAAGGCAAGTGTGGCAAAAATCATGTGGATATGACAATGATAGTCATAATCCAAACAACCCCCAAATGCACGAACGATTTTGGATACCACAACGCAAATAGTTCACCACGAAAGACATTTAAAGTTCAACATTCGGATCAAAGGGGAGTCAAAGAAGAGCAAATGCATATTACATTCCTTGCTCATCAAAGGCGCAACTACTGATAAAAATAAACTATGGCAGGCTTCCTCTCCATGACATGATCTTGATTGAGCAGTAGGTTCCCGTGCCCATTTCAGTCTTCCTATCCTGTCGGAAAACAAAGATTAGGCCACTTGTCGAACAGTAAATGCCAAGACCAGATGATGCGAATCAGAATAAAGAACAAAGGCCAGGTTGAAAATAATGTACCCGGTGATGAAGTGCTGATCGTCAAGCAGCTCCGTCCGGCCGAGGGTTTCCTTGCCCCTCTGGATCCTGGTCATTGTTCACCTCTTGCCCACCCTCGTTGTCATTTCCTCCTGCAAACCAAATGAAAAGCACCATTAGTCCTATATAATCGAACTAGGTTGACATGCAATAATTAGAGTGAATTCCACTTTTTACCCCATATTTATACATTTGTGACACTAATTACCTCTTTCAGTGAAAATTCGTCTAGAATACCCCTTTTGAAATCTTTGGACCCTTATTTTTTGATGCGTGTCCATCAGGTAAGGTGTGAGGTGACGCCCTGTATCCAAAAACATGTGGACGGCCACAAGGAGTGGAACAGATAGACAAGAGAAGTTTGGACAAGATCGCCAATGATGCCCTCCGATCCTTACAGTTTTTTTTACAAATCAATGACGCAACATGCCGATCCTATCGACCATAAACAAACAAAATGTAAAACTGGGGTAAAACCGTGTTAAAAGTCTTCAAAATCTGACATTTCGATAAAAGTTCCGCTAAATAGGGTAATATGTGTCACAAATGTACAACTATAAGGTAAAAAATGGAATTCACTCCAATAATTAAGTATGAAGTAGTACCACGAGTCAGACGCTCGTAAACTGCGAAGCCCATGACAATCAGGTAGACTATCACGGTCACCCAAACGCCAACATCTGTGGACAACTCGATCTTGTAACTTGAATCCTCATTGACGGGAGTTGGAGGGTAGTACATGTCCCTTGGTGATGCAGGAGGCGCCGGACTGGCGGGCGCTGGCAGGGATGGCGGAGACGTCGCAAAGAAATCATCGCATGCCTCGTACGGCTTGTCCTGGGAACGTCTCTTACCTCCACACTTCAGGTAAAGACTGAACACGGCCTGGGAGGTGGTGCCCGATAGCGCCAGCTGAGGCTCATCGACCACCAAGCAGAGGCAGCCGGCCATGTCCACTGTGGGCAGAACCGAGGAACAGCAGGCAGCGGCATTGGTTGGCTCAAACTCTTCCACACAGTTCTTGACAATAGCGGTGGCCAGCTGGGTGGCATTGCAACCTTCAACAGGAGAAGCAAAGGATTGTCAGCGTTGCGTCTAGGATCGAACGTGCAAATACTAGTACTAGGCTAACACGGACAGAGGATATTATAGTACGTAGTAGGAGTAGAAAATAAAGTCTCCCACAATAAGAAGACCAAAATGGCAGCGGAACAACTATATGCTATTCTGTCTGTATCTCAGACTTGGGAAGTGTATCCAACAGGCAAATTACCAAAACAGAGTGCCTGCGCACGGAGCCGAATCGCAACTCCGAAATACAGTAAATCCTAGTATTACGAGCACACGTAGTGTGATGATAGTGATACTACTACATATGGATGCAAAAGTGTGCCAAGAAACATGAAAACAAGGCCTTGCAACCTTCAACGGAAGAAGCAAAGGATTGTCAGCGTTGCGTCTATGACTGAACATGCAAATCCTACTAGGCTAACACGGATAGAGGATACGACAAAATAGTCTCCCATAACAAGAACACCAATGACAGCGGAACAACTGTATGCTATTCTGTCTGTATCTTAACTTGGAAAGTATGGGACAGACAAGCTACCAAAACGAGAGGAATCGCAACTCCGAAATAAATCCTAGTATTAGGAGCACACTAATGTGATACTACAAGTCGATGCAAAAAGGGAATGTGCCAAGAAACATGAAAGCGAGGCCTTTTATACCTGATGGCTCCACGGAGGCCGAGATCGAAGCGGATGCCGAGGAGACAGAGAcgagcgccgccgccgcgagcAGCAACACCACCCAAGCTGCGGTCGCAAAAGCCCTCATCCTGCTGGTGACCCTGAGAAAGCAACAAGGACATGGAAGTCACGATTGAGTGCGGATCTAACCCCAGGAGAAAACGATAACCAAATCATAGCAACAGCCCGATCCGCCGCCTCTCCACCGccgctcgcctcgcctcgcccgAGAGGAGCGCAAAACGCTCGCTCTTCACCGCCGCCAGCCGGCAGCCGCCTCGCCGGAGAGTGGCGCTTCTTCGCCGCCGCCAGCCGCGTGGCCAGCGCTACTCTCCGGCGAGGCGCCTGCCGGCTGGCGGCGGTGACGAAGTGCTCCACCGAGCGAGGCCCTCTGCAGCGAGACGAGCGCGCCGACGGCTCGGGGGTCAAGCTGACAAGCCGCGCGCGACAAGAGTAGGGCGAGGACGCGGTTGCCTACCTGGAGGGATCGCACCGGGCTGCTGCTTCCGGTCGCTGGTGCCCCGCCGgtgcggaggaggaggcgggttTGGTGCTTTGGCTGGCTGATGGAACGGGTGGTGTGGAGGAGAGCGATGCGGAAACCGGTGCGTCCTCTTATAGACTCGGGGCAAGGGGAGCGTGGTGGCGGCGGGCGGGCGGGCTGGCGCCTGCTGTTGGTGGGGTGGAAGGGAACAGGGGGGATGGAGGAAGGGAACAGGGGAGGGAACGGTCCGACTCCGATCACTGAATACCCCGCAAAAGCAAAAGAAAGGAGTCGCTGCGTTGCGCAGCGACAGACTTTTGACATCGTGTGCCAGACTGCGACTCTTTTCATTTGAATTAGTAGTACTGCGGACTGTTGTGGTTTGAATGATTGGTATAGAAATCCGTTTCCGACTTGTTATGTTTAATAGCAACTCCAACAGG
Coding sequences within it:
- the LOC125537338 gene encoding non-specific lipid-transfer protein EPAD1-like — protein: MRAFATAAWVVLLLAAAALVSVSSASASISASVEPSGCNATQLATAIVKNCVEEFEPTNAAACCSSVLPTVDMAGCLCLVVDEPQLALSGTTSQAVFSLYLKCGGKRRSQDKPYEACDDFFATSPPSLPAPASPAPPASPRDMYYPPTPVNEDSSYKIELSTDVGVWVTVIVYLIVMGFAVYERLTRGGNDNEGGQEVNNDQDPEGQGNPRPDGAA